DNA sequence from the Deinococcus seoulensis genome:
TCGGCGTGCACACGCACACCTCGGTGTCGGGGGCACTGTCCGGGAACGGGCTGCGGCAACCGAAGCTGACCGGGCGGGGCATCTTCGTGGTCGAGTCGCCGGTGCCGGTCTCGGAGGTCGAGGTGATCGAACTGAATGGGAGCGACTCGGTGATCGTGGACGGCGACATGATCCTGATGTACTCCGCGTCCCTGCGGGTGGAACTGCGCCCGCTGGTGCGCGGCATCCGGAACGCCATGCGCAGCGGTGAGGGGCTGGTGTTCGTGATCAGCGGGAAGGGGACCGTGTTCCTGACGCCCACGCACCGGAACGTGTCGGTCGCGCACACCGGCCTGACCTGAACGCAGCCTGACCTGCGGGCGGCGCTCACCGTGCCTGTCCCGCAGTCCGCGCCCGCCGGGGCTGGCAGAATGCCGGGCATGAGTCTGGTTGATGTTGCCATTGTCGGGGCGGGTCCGGTGGGTCTGGCCGCCGCCATCGCCTGCAAACGCGCGGGCCTGAGTTACGTGGTGCTGGAGAAGGGCTGCGTCGTGAACGCCATCTTCGAGTACCCGACGTACATGTCGTTCTTCACGACCGCGCCGGAACTGGAGATCGGGAATCACCCGATGGTGACCGGGCATGACAAACCCGACCGCCGCGACGCGCTGATGTACTACCGGCTGGTCACGCAGCGGGAGGCGCTGAACGTCGAGCAGTACACCGAGGTCACGCGCGTGCATGCCGCCCCGGCGGGCTTCACGCTGGCCGTCGAGAAACGCGACGGGACGCCCGGTGTCGTGGAGGCGCGGCGCGTGGTGGTCGCCACCGGGTACTACGACAACCCCCTGGCGCTGGGCATTCCCGGCGAGGACGGCGACAACGTCAGCCACTACTACACCGAGGCGCACCCGTTCATGGGTCTGAACGTCACGGTGATCGGTGCGGGCAACAGTGCCGCCGACGCCGCGCTGGACCTGTGGCGCGGCGGGGCGAACGTGACCATGGTCGTCCGCGCGCCCGAACTGAAGAAGACCATCAAGTACTGGGTGCGTCCGGACCTGGAGAACCGCATCCGGGAGGGCAGCATCACGGCGCACTTCAACTCGCAGGTCGTGCAGATAGCCGAAGATCACGTGAAGGTGCGCGGCGAGGACGGCAGCGTGCGGGACCTGCCGACGCACTTCACGTTCGCCCTGACCGGGTACCGTCCGGACCTGTCGTTCCTGGCGGACCTGAACCTCGCGGAGCAGTCCGACGAATGCCTGGTGCTCAGCGAGGCGTACGAGAGCAGCACGCCGGGCCTGTTCGTGGTGGGCAGTGCGGGCTTCGCCGGGAAGACCAACCAGGTGTTCATCGAGAACGGCCGTCACCACGCGCTGGCCGCCGTGGCCGAGATCGAGCGGCAGCTCTCGCAGCGGGACCTGCAACCCTCCTGATCCCGGTCGAGGGGCGCCGCTCTCCCCTGCCCCGCTGCGGGCGCGGCGCGCTCATGGTGTGCTGCTCATGGTGGGCGGACCGGCCCGTGAAATACTGCCGGGCATGACCCCGTCGTCCCGTCGGACCTGGTTCCTGAGCGCCCTGCTGCTGAGTTCGTCCGGAGGCTGGGCGCAGACCGCCCCTGACCCGGCGCCACCCGCGCAGACCCTGCCGGGCATCCCGGCGTTGCCGCCCGCACCTCAACCTCCTGCCCAGCCGCCAGTTCAGCCGCCGGTGCCGGAACCCGGGACTCCGGCGCCCGCACCGGTGACGCCGGAACCCGTGACGCCCGCCCCGGTGGTCCCGGCACCGGCTGAGCCAGTTCCGGCGCCGCCTGCCCAGCCCGCGCCTGTCCAGCCTGTTCCGGCCCCCGCGCCGACCGTTCCGGCACCCAGCGTGACCGAACCGGCACCGGCAGTCAGTACGGCCCCGCTGCTGATCAACGTGGAGGCCCGCTGGCCCGCGCTGGTGAACGGCAAGAAGACCACCGTGCCGTTCACGCGGACCCTGACCATTCCCGGCAAGCGGGCCGCGATCCTGCGGCGTCAGGGCGTCATCACGCAGAGCCTGGAGGCCGACCTGCTGGCCTTCGTTCGCGGCCTGCCCACCACACCGCAGGACGCGCGGTTCGAGGAACTGTGGGACGGCTGGGCGGTCGTGCAGCGCAACGGCCTTCAGGTGAACCTGGAGAAAACCCGCGCGAACCTGCTGGCGACCCTGAAGGACCCGCGCGGCGTGAAGGTGAACGTGGTCCTGGGCAGCCAGAGCGCCCCGAAACGCACGCTGGATTACTTCCTGTCGCGCGGAATCACGGCGCACCTGGGCACCGGCGAGACGAACTACTACGGCAGCAGCGCCGCCCGCGTGAAGAACATCCACGTGGGCGCCAGCCGCTTCCAGGACCGGCTGCTGGACGGCAAGGTCGTGTCATTCAACCAGATGGTCGGGCCGATCAGCCTGAGTACGGGCTTCGTGACCGGGCTGGTCATCGCGGGCGAACGCACGGCGGACGGCGTGGGCGGCGGCATCTGTCAGGTGAGCACCACGGTGTTCCGCGCGCTGTACGGCGCGGGTCTGCCGATCACGCAGCGGCAGAATCACTCGTATCAGGTGCATTACTACGATCCGCAGGGCCTGGACGCCACCATCTACCAGCCCAGCCTGGACCTGAAGTTCGCCAACGATACCGGCGGCGCGTTGTGGTTCCAGACCGAGTGGGACGATCAGGAGTCCCGCCTGAGCGTCAGCGTGTTCGGGAAGGCGCGGGACTTCACGGTGCAGATCGGCACGCCGAAAACCCTGAGCAGCACACCCGCACCGGCCGATCGCCTGATCCCGGACGCCAGCGTGCCGGCCGGGCAGCGCAGGCAGGTGGACTGGGCCGCGCCGGGCGCCGTGATCGAGGTGCAGCGCTCGTTCCTGCGTGACGGGAAGGTGTTCAGGCAGGACACCCTGAAAAGCACGTACCGGCCCTGGCCGAACATCTTCCTCGTGGGCCGCTGACCGCCAGCGGGAAGGGGCCGCGCCATCCGTGCGCGGCCCCTTCCCCGTTCATCCCCGTGCCTATTCCTCGGCGGCGTATCCGAGGAGGTTCAGCAGGCGGTCGAGTTCCTCGCGGGACCCGAAGTTCAGTTCCACGCGCCCCTTATCGTCGCCCGTGATGCGCACGCGGGTGCCGGTGCGGCGGCTCAGGTCCAGTTCCAGTTGCCGGTAAGCGCGCGGCGGGTTCACCTTGACGGGCGCGTCGGCGCGGCGTTCGCGTTTCAGGGCCTCGGCGTCCCGGACGCTCAGGCTGCGGCTGGTGATCTGATCGAGCGCCCAGGCGCGGTCCGTGTCGGGTTGCGAGAGGATCGCGCGGGCGTGCCCGGCGCTGATCTGACCGGCGTCCAGGGCGCGCAGCGCGGCGTCAGGCAGGCTCAGCAGGCGCAGGGCGTTCGACACGGCGCTGCGGCTCTTGCCGACGGCCTGCGCCACGCCTTCCTGGTTCAGGCCCTGTTCCATCAGGGTCTGGTACGCGCGGGCCTCTTCCAGTGGCCCCAGGTCCTCGCGTTGCAGGTTCTCGACGATGGCGATTTCCAGCGCCTCGCGGTCCCCGAGGTCGCGGATGATGACGGGCACCTCGGTCAGTCCGGCCAGCTGACTGGCGCGCCAGCGGCGTTCCCCGGCGACGATCTCGAAGTGCTCGGCGCGCGGGCGGACCAGCAGGGGTTGCAGCACGCCCTTGTCGCGGATGCTCTGCGCGAGTTCAGCGAGTGCCTCGGGCGCGAACACCTGCCGGGGCTGGTAGGCGGCCTGCACGATCTGACTGATCTTCAGGGTCTGCACCTGCGGGCCACCCGCGTCGGGTTGCGGTTCGGCGGGGCGGGCCAGCAGCGCGTCCAGGCCGCGTCCCAGGCTAGATTTTTTCGACACGCTGCATCACCTCCTCGCTCAGGCGTTTGTAGGCGGCGGCCCCGGCGGACAGCGGCGCGAAGGCGTTGATGGGTTTGGCGTAACTGGGCGCTTCCGAGAGGCGCACGTTGCGCGGCACGACCGACCAGAACACCAGTTCCCCGAAGTGCTGCCGGACCATGCTCTCGACTTCCTGCGAGAGGTTCGTGCGGCCGTCGAACATGGTCAGCACGACGCCCAGCACCTTCAGGCGGGGGTTCAGGCCGCCCTGCACGCGCTCGACGGTTTCCATCATGCCGGCCAGACCTTCCA
Encoded proteins:
- a CDS encoding YpdA family putative bacillithiol disulfide reductase; this encodes MSLVDVAIVGAGPVGLAAAIACKRAGLSYVVLEKGCVVNAIFEYPTYMSFFTTAPELEIGNHPMVTGHDKPDRRDALMYYRLVTQREALNVEQYTEVTRVHAAPAGFTLAVEKRDGTPGVVEARRVVVATGYYDNPLALGIPGEDGDNVSHYYTEAHPFMGLNVTVIGAGNSAADAALDLWRGGANVTMVVRAPELKKTIKYWVRPDLENRIREGSITAHFNSQVVQIAEDHVKVRGEDGSVRDLPTHFTFALTGYRPDLSFLADLNLAEQSDECLVLSEAYESSTPGLFVVGSAGFAGKTNQVFIENGRHHALAAVAEIERQLSQRDLQPS
- a CDS encoding VanW family protein, with product MTPSSRRTWFLSALLLSSSGGWAQTAPDPAPPAQTLPGIPALPPAPQPPAQPPVQPPVPEPGTPAPAPVTPEPVTPAPVVPAPAEPVPAPPAQPAPVQPVPAPAPTVPAPSVTEPAPAVSTAPLLINVEARWPALVNGKKTTVPFTRTLTIPGKRAAILRRQGVITQSLEADLLAFVRGLPTTPQDARFEELWDGWAVVQRNGLQVNLEKTRANLLATLKDPRGVKVNVVLGSQSAPKRTLDYFLSRGITAHLGTGETNYYGSSAARVKNIHVGASRFQDRLLDGKVVSFNQMVGPISLSTGFVTGLVIAGERTADGVGGGICQVSTTVFRALYGAGLPITQRQNHSYQVHYYDPQGLDATIYQPSLDLKFANDTGGALWFQTEWDDQESRLSVSVFGKARDFTVQIGTPKTLSSTPAPADRLIPDASVPAGQRRQVDWAAPGAVIEVQRSFLRDGKVFRQDTLKSTYRPWPNIFLVGR
- a CDS encoding ParB/RepB/Spo0J family partition protein, translated to MSKKSSLGRGLDALLARPAEPQPDAGGPQVQTLKISQIVQAAYQPRQVFAPEALAELAQSIRDKGVLQPLLVRPRAEHFEIVAGERRWRASQLAGLTEVPVIIRDLGDREALEIAIVENLQREDLGPLEEARAYQTLMEQGLNQEGVAQAVGKSRSAVSNALRLLSLPDAALRALDAGQISAGHARAILSQPDTDRAWALDQITSRSLSVRDAEALKRERRADAPVKVNPPRAYRQLELDLSRRTGTRVRITGDDKGRVELNFGSREELDRLLNLLGYAAEE